The following coding sequences lie in one Vicia villosa cultivar HV-30 ecotype Madison, WI unplaced genomic scaffold, Vvil1.0 ctg.003520F_1_1, whole genome shotgun sequence genomic window:
- the LOC131641113 gene encoding probable polyamine transporter At3g13620: MGEATPSAAATTTTPPQQPPQITTPTKHAKKLTLIPLIFLIYFEVAGGPYGEEPAVQAAGPLLALLGFLIFPFIWSIPEALITAELTTVYPGNGGFVIWAEKAFGPFAGCLMGTWKFLSGVINIAAYPILCIDYMEKLFPVFGSGWPRNIAILLSTLTLSFVNYTGLTIVGYVAVGLGVVSLAPFILMSLIAIPQIRPHRWISLGQKGVKKDWNLFFNTLFWNLNFWDNVSTLAGEVEEPKKTFPLALLISVVFTCVSYLIPLFAVTGAVIVDQSQWENGFHAQAAEIIAGKWLKIWVEIGAVLSAIGLFEAQLSSSAYQVSGMAEIGILPKFCGVRSKWFNTPWLGILVSTLITIAVSYMNFIDIVSSANFLYSLGMILEFGAFLWLRWKKPLIERPYKVPMNMPMLVVMCLVPSGFLVFIMAIATKIVFLVSGLMTVGGIVFFLFVRFCKRKNWVKFESKKDDDEDKYDAVANL; the protein is encoded by the coding sequence ATGGGCGAAGCAACCCCTTCCGCCGCCGCTACCACCACCACACCACCGCAACAACCACCACAAATAACCACTCCCACAAAACACGCCAAAAAATTAACCCTAATCCCTCTAATATTCCTCATCTACTTCGAAGTAGCCGGCGGCCCATACGGCGAAGAACCCGCAGTCCAAGCCGCCGGCCCTCTCTTAGCTCTCCTCGGCTTCCTCATCTTCCCATTCATCTGGAGCATTCCCGAAGCTCTAATAACCGCCGAATTAACCACAGTTTATCCAGGAAACGGTGGTTTCGTAATATGGGCCGAAAAAGCTTTCGGCCCATTCGCAGGCTGCCTAATGGGAACCTGGAAATTTCTCAGCGGTGTCATCAACATAGCAGCCTATCCTATCCTCTGCATCGATTACATGGAAAAACTCTTCCCAGTTTTCGGATCCGGTTGGCCTCGGAACATCGCGATTCTCTTATCAACTCTAACGTTATCTTTTGTCAATTACACTGGTTTAACAATAGTTGGTTATGTTGCAGTTGGCTTAGGAGTTGTTTCATTAGCACCGTTTATCTTAATGTCACTCATTGCTATTCCTCAGATTAGGCCTCATAGATGGATTAGTTTGGGCCAAAAGGGTGTTAAGAAAGATTGGAATCTTTTCTTCAATACACTTTTTTGGAACTTGAATTTCTGGGATAATGTTAGTACTTTGGCAGGTGAAGTTGAAGAGCCAAAGAAAACATTTCCTCTGGCTCTTCTTATTTCCGTTGTTTTCACTTGTGTTTCGTATTTGATTCCGCTTTTCGCGGTTACTGGAGCAGTTATCGTGGATCAAAGTCAATGGGAGAACGGATTTCATGCTCAAGCGGCCGAGATCATTGCTGGAAAATGGTTGAAAATCTGGGTTGAAATCGGCGCTGTTTTATCAGCAATCGGGCTATTCGAAGCTCAGTTAAGCAGTAGTGCTTATCAGGTTTCTGGTATGGCAGAAATTGGAATTTTACCTAAGTTTTGCGGAGTTAGATCAAAATGGTTTAACACTCCTTGGTTGGGAATCTTGGTGTCTACATTGATAACAATTGCGGTTTCTTATATGAATTTCATTGATATTGTATCATCTGCAAATTTTTTGTATAGTTTGGGTATGATATTGGAGTTTGGTGCTTTTCTTTGGTTGAGATGGAAGAAGCCATTGATAGAGAGACCTTATAAGGTTCCAATGAATATGCCTATGTTGGTGGTTATGTGTTTGGTGCCTTCTGGTTTTCTTGTTTTCATTATGGCTATTGCTACTAAGATTGTGTTTTTGGTTAGTGGTTTGATGACTGTAGGTGGGATTGTTTTTTTCTTGTTTGTAAGATTTTGTAAGAGGAAGAATTGGGTTAAGTTTGAGAGTAAaaaggatgatgatgaagataagTATGATGCAGTGGCTAATTTATGA
- the LOC131641109 gene encoding uncharacterized protein LOC131641109, with protein MKVALSQLWKIRILTNILMFGWRFILNRLPTKDNLLERDIELAEIDEVCVLCGNYSETRNHLFTDCIFSLRIWKAIYAWLGYSKQISANDFVDFPNRFSKMNNKAVREVVYIVWLAASWTIWLSRNAVIFEDKSANLEDCITSIKFTSWNWINSGRFSSPYCRSY; from the coding sequence ATGAAGGTAGCATTATCGCAATTGTGGAAAATTAGAATTCTGACTAATATTCTTATGTTCGGGTGGAGGTTCATTCTCAATAGACTTCCTACAAAAGACAACCTATTAGAGAGAGACATTGAGCTTGCGGAAATAGACGAGGTATGTGTGCTGTGCGGAAATTATTCTGAAACTAGGAACCATCTTTTTACGGACTGTATATTTAGTTTAAGGATTTGGAAGGCTATCTATGCTTGGCTGGGCTACTCTAAGCAGATTTCGGCGAATGATTTCGTGGATTTTCCAAACAGATTTTCTAAGATGAACAATAAAGCTGTTAGAGAAGTGGTTTATATTGTTTGGTTGGCAGCCTCATGGACTATATGGCTTTCTAGAAATGCTGTTATTTTTGAAGACAAAAGCGCGAACCTTGAAGATTGTATTACGTCTATAAAGTTCACTTCGTGGAATTGGATCAATTCGGGTAGATTCTCTTCTCCTTATTGCCGTAGTTATTAG
- the LOC131641108 gene encoding glycine-rich protein 2-like, with protein sequence MGNCFTIDDDKRNKKSGSTSKVKKIKRDSSSAYKSDDYFIMTSAMAAGNNGGGGDGGGGHGGGQCCGGHGGHHGGGCGGGGHHGGGCGGGDGCGGGGGCGGGGGCGGGGGCGVNITTLL encoded by the exons ATGGGAAATTGTTTCACTATAGATGATGATAAGAGAAACAAGAAGAGTGGTTCTACGTCAAAAGTAAAAAAGATTAAGAGAGACAGTTCTAGTGCTTACAAAAGCGATGATTATTTTATTATGACTTCTGCTATGGCTGCTGGAAATAATGGAGGGGGCGGTGACGGAGGAGGAGGACATGGTGGAGGTCAATGTTGCGGAGGACATGGAGGGCATCATGGTGGCGGATGTGGAGGTGGAGGGCATCATGGGGGCGGATGCGGAGGTGGTGATGGATGCGGAGGGGGCGGCGGATGTGGTGGCGGCGGTGGATGTGGTGGTGGCGGAGGGTGTGGAG TGAATATTACTACTCTTctctaa